The Rubrobacter tropicus nucleotide sequence CTGATCTCCGACACCATCTCAAGCGTCCAATGCGACCCCGGACGGGGCTCGCGCTTCTGCTTCACGCTTCGCCGCTCCTAGCCGGACGGCTTCGCGAATACGAGCTTCGGGGGACGGCCCGGGGTAGGATACGTTTATGGAAGAGAGGTGGGTGAAGGTGGCCGCGGCCCCGAACGAAACCGACGCGCTGCTGATGGACGGCGTGCTGAAGGACGCCGGCATCCCGGCGTTGATCCAACGCGCGGCAGGCTTCGATGCGCCGGACTTCCTGGCTGCCGGTCCGAGGGACGTGCTGGTGCCGGGTGCGTTTTTCGAGGAAGCCAGGCAGGTACTCGAAGACACCACGGGGCTCGGGTCGTACGCATCTTAGCGGTGCCGCGGTAGCCTACCGGCTGCGAATTGGCGGCCCATCAGGCCCGTTTAGTCAGGTGAGCGAAGCCATCCTCGCAACGAGTTCCGGATTCCGCATCGCCGCCTCCCCGACAAGCACCGCGTCGGCCCCGGCGTCGCGCATCCTGCGGGCGTCTTCGACGGTCCTGACACCACTCTCGGCGACTAGCGTGGCGCCGGCGAGCTTCGGGGCTAGGCGCTCGAAGGTGCCGAGGTCGACGGTGAAATCCTTAAGGTTTCGGTTGTTGACGCCAATGACCCTGGCGCCGGATTCCAGGGCGAGGTCGGCCTCCTCTTCGTCGTGGATCTCCACGAGCGGCGTCAGGCCGACTTCTACGGCTAAAGAGACGTAGCGGGCGAGCGTTGCGGCGTCGAAGAGGGCCGCGATGAGAAGAACTGCGTCGGCGCGGGTGCCGGCTTCGAGGACCTGGGCCTCGTCCACGGTGAAGTCTTTGCGGATCACGGGGATGGTGGTATTGTTCCTGGCCGCGTCGAGGTCTTCGAGGGAGCCCTTGAAGCGATCCGGCTCCGTCAGGACGGAGAGGCAACTCGCGCCTTCCCGCTGGTAGCCCCCGCCCCACTCGGCCGGGTCGACCTCCCGAATGGCGCCCGCCGAGGGCGAGGCCCGCTTTATCTCGCTTACGACGGAGAGGCCGGGGTTGCCGAGCGCAGCGGCGAAGTCGCGCTTCTCGAAGAGGAGCGCCTCCTGGTAGAGGGTGTCGAGGTCCGTCCCTTCTCGGAGCTCGCCCGCGCGGAGGAGTGCCGCGGCGGCGAGCTCTTCGAGCACGGTCGCCCGGCTCATGGGGTTCCCACTTTCCGGCGGGTGGCTTTTACGAAGTCTTCCAGGGCCCTTTCGGCCGAGCCCGTCTCTATGGACTCCTCCGCCCGGCGGACGCCCTCCTCGATAGTGTCGGTCTTGCCCGAGACGAAGACGGCGGCGCCGG carries:
- a CDS encoding putative signal transducing protein, with translation MEERWVKVAAAPNETDALLMDGVLKDAGIPALIQRAAGFDAPDFLAAGPRDVLVPGAFFEEARQVLEDTTGLGSYAS
- a CDS encoding indole-3-glycerol phosphate synthase TrpC, producing the protein MSRATVLEELAAAALLRAGELREGTDLDTLYQEALLFEKRDFAAALGNPGLSVVSEIKRASPSAGAIREVDPAEWGGGYQREGASCLSVLTEPDRFKGSLEDLDAARNNTTIPVIRKDFTVDEAQVLEAGTRADAVLLIAALFDAATLARYVSLAVEVGLTPLVEIHDEEEADLALESGARVIGVNNRNLKDFTVDLGTFERLAPKLAGATLVAESGVRTVEDARRMRDAGADAVLVGEAAMRNPELVARMASLT